In [Phormidium] sp. ETS-05, the genomic window GAGTTTCTCGCCACCGGGCGTTACAGTTGGAATAGCGGGATGTTTGTCTTCCGAGCCGGAGTGGTGTTGCAGCAACTGAAAATTCACGCCCCGGAAATCATCAATCCCTTGGCAGAAAAGGGAGTAGCGGCTTATGGCGAAATCCCCAAAAAAAGCATCGATTATGCGGTGATGGAAAAAACCGATCGGGCTTTTGTCTTACCAGTGGCCTTCGGTTGGGATGATTTGGGAGATTGGAACGCCCTAGAACGGTTACACCAGCCATCGGGTCAAAATGTGGAATTAGCCCATCACATGAGTTTAGATACCACCGGGGCGATCGTCTATGCTACCGACCCAGATGAGTTAATTGTTACTATTGGCCTAGAAGATGTCGTGGTAGTGCGCGATGGTCGCGTCACCCTCGTAGTCAAAAAAGACCGCACCCAAGACATCAAACAAATCGTCAAATCCCTGCAAGACCACCCCAAATTTAGCTCTGAATCCTAACTTAGGCGATTTTTTCTGCTCGTTAATCACTTCACCATTACTTATTATGACTGACCAACAAACTGCCAATCAAACCACCTCTGAAAACGACTCAGAATCCCGCTACTGGGGCAAAGTTACCGTATTAGAAACGGGGTCACGTTATCGCATTCTCCGGGTGGAAGTTAAGCCTAACCACCGGATGAAAACCCAAATTCACTATCACCGCAGCGAACATTGGATTGTAGTTTCGGGCACCGCTAAAGTCATCTGTGATAATGTGGAATCCCTCGTCCTCCCCAACCAATCCACCTACGTCCCTCCCTGCACCCCCCACCGCATTGAAAATCCCGGCGTGATTCCCCTGGTGATGATTGAGGTGCAAAATGGGGAATATCTCGGTGAGGAAGATACAGTCCGCATCGAGGACGAAACCCCCAGTAACGTTAAGTAGTTATTTGTCATTTGTCATTTGTCCTTTGTCCTTTGTCCTTTGTCCTTTGTCCTTTGTCATTTGTCATTTGTCATTTGTCATTTGTCATTTGTCATTTGTCATTTGGATAAAATAAAAAGGGTCAATTTTATTTGTATAAAATACCTGACTAATGACAAATTTTCTTTGTAAATGGTATAAAATGACAAAATTT contains:
- a CDS encoding phosphomannose isomerase type II C-terminal cupin domain, with translation MTDQQTANQTTSENDSESRYWGKVTVLETGSRYRILRVEVKPNHRMKTQIHYHRSEHWIVVSGTAKVICDNVESLVLPNQSTYVPPCTPHRIENPGVIPLVMIEVQNGEYLGEEDTVRIEDETPSNVK